Proteins from a single region of Gossypium arboreum isolate Shixiya-1 chromosome 1, ASM2569848v2, whole genome shotgun sequence:
- the LOC108480301 gene encoding uncharacterized protein LOC108480301, with the protein MTQIETLGILEEIQALVSDKLQVVSYKWLSRHFLVSSNVAKRLLAEFVEKHGSGLEVVYSLSGWLKNSPSNYHIQLVSRHKLSEAKQEYDGNCRADVYSVQVCIPEDPAAIWNTEFLQAEELFKRPAPVDNCLRDNRFCGISASFVKRNVDGTTARVAAAQPDSAGTSGPSKQNSSQTNAALPSQQNKVLQSSSKVAQHTPIMVKDVKSDGIREVHNLAVKPSTDKKKTTSLPSNKNKDQNGKSSTGNEGSLATLWGRACTKPKSSSVPEVGCDSIQNFNGTADAQICAREAVEDENSDLDAYEVNFRRASYSEGNKKRRVVFDFSDEDENEDAVNLASPDPPERKSLLGSEQDSKTLVPERPNSIVDKPNKDEVNIKEETMTDGEPNISLREETSLVSKRTNGRNSVVKLESQLPDTAPNKMDEVTDAAPNSPKRRKVIKTHIDDHGGEVNEVVWEGEETEVKKVENHMPKKVGSGTTNAEANTVTNTTNRPTAPQRSPAVGSTAPSNPGGKAGNKKAGNAKDPKQGNILSFFKKA; encoded by the exons atgacccAAATTGAAACCCTAGGTATTCTTGAAGAGATCCAAGCTCTCGTCTCCGATAAACTTCAAGTC GTATCCTACAAGTGGTTGAGTCGTCATTTTCTGGTCTCATCCAACGTTGCAAAGAG ATTGCTTGCTGAGTTTGTTGAAAAGCATGGAAGTGGATTAGAAGTTGTATATAGTTTGTCTGGCTGGTTGAAGAACTCTCCATCAAACTATCATATTCAGCTTGTATCAAGACATAAACTTTCAG AAGCCAAGCAAGAATATGATGGCAATTGCAGAGCTGATGTATACAGTGTGCAAGTTTGCATTCCAGAGGACCCAGCTGCAATTTGGAATACTGAATTTCTACAAGCTGAAGAGCTCTTCAAGCGGCCTGCCCCAGTGGATAATTGCTTGAGAGATAATAG GTTCTGTGGGATTTCAGCTTCATTTGTCAAGCGCAATGTTGATGGAACTACTGCAAGGGTTGCTGCTGCACAACCAGATAGTGCGGGAACCTCAGGACCATCCAAACAGAATTCTTCTCAAACCAACGCAGCTTTACCATCTCAACAAAATAAAGTTCTGCAATCAAGCTCAAAAGTTGCTCAGCATACTCCCATTATGGTAAAAGATGTCAAAAGCGATGGTATTCGTGAAGTCCATAATCTGGCCGTCAAGCCTTCTACCGATAAAAAGAAAACTACTTCCTTGCCTTCTAATAAAAACAAAGATCAGAATGGTAAAAGCTCCACTGGAAATGAAGGATCATTAGCAACTTTATGGGGTCGTGCATGTACAAAACCAAAGTCCAGTTCTGTGCCAGAAGTTGGTTGCGATTCCATCCAAAATTTCAATG GTACTGCAGATGCACAAATTTGTGCTCGTGAAGCAGTAGAAGACGAGAACAGTGACCTTGACGCTTATGAGGTTAATTTCAGGAGAGCTTCTTATAGTGAAGGCAATAAGAAGCGGAGGGTAGTTTTTGATTTCTCAGATGAAGATGAGAATGAAGATGCTGTCAATCTAGCTTCACCTGATCCCCCTGAAAGGAAATCACTTTTAGGTTCAGAACAAGATTCTAAAACTTTGGTTCCAGAGAGGCCCAATTCAATTGTAGACAAGCCAAACAAGGATGAAGTAAATATTAAGGAAGAGACAATGACTGATGGAGAACCCAATATATCATTGAGGGAAGAAACTTCACTTGTCAGCAAACGCACAAATGGTAGAAATTCTGTGGTTAAGCTTGAGAGCCAGCTTCCTGACACTGCTCCAAATAAGATGGATGAAGTGACTGATGCTGCACCCAATTCACCTAAAAGGAGGAAGGTGATAAAAACACATATCGATGACCATGGAGGAGAAG TAAATGAGGTAGTTTGGGAAGGCGAAGAGACAGAGGTGAAGAAAGTTGAAAATCATATGCCGAAGAAAGTTGGAAGTGGAACAACCAATGCTGAAGCCAATACTGTTACAAATACCACTAACAG GCCTACTGCACCCCAAAGGTCTCCTGCTGTTGGAAGCACTGCACCATCTAATCCCGGAGGCAAAGCCGGAAACAAGAAGGCTGGAAATGCAAAGGATCCTAAGCAAGGCAACATTCTATCTTTCTTCAAAAAGGCTTGA
- the LOC108480302 gene encoding uncharacterized protein LOC108480302 has product MGCAGSTPAKGDGNVKKIRKPKPWKHPQPITKSQLEQMREEFWDTAPHYGGSKEIWDALKAATKQDLTFAQAIVDSAGVIVQSADLTICYDERGAKYELPKYVLSEPTNLIQES; this is encoded by the exons ATGGGCTGTGCTGGATCGACGCCGGCCAAAGGAGACG GGAATGTGAAAAAGATCCGGAAGCCCAAGCCCTGGAAACATCCTCAGCCGATAACGAAGTCTCAACTTGAGCAGATGCGTGAAGAGTTTTGGGACACTGCACCTCATTATGGTGGCAGTAAAG AGATCTGGGATGCACTTAAAGCTGCTACTAAACAGGATTTAACATTTGCTCAAGCTATTGTGGACAGTGCAGGGGTCATAGTGCAATCTGCCGATTTAACTATCTGCTACGATGAAAGAG GTGCCAAGTATGAACTACCAAAGTATGTTTTGAGTGAGCCAACCAATTTGATCCAAGAGAGTTGA
- the LOC108481174 gene encoding dirigent protein 15-like produces the protein MENQVIFAWAIIFCLAVAPVYGQYYSRTVRAGPRVEKITRLHFFFHDIRSGENATAIPIASPNTTQDTPTYGTLYAMDDPLTMESELTSTLIGNSQGLYLDLSRERTKFTAIFYADFAFTTGRFNGSSFSLFSRFSAEDATSTIREMAIVGGRGAFRMATGFALLRPTWSNTIGDAIVEFNVTLYHY, from the coding sequence atggaaaaccaGGTGATATTTGCATGGGCAATTATATTTTGCCTTGCCGTAGCACCAGTGTATGGCCAATACTACTCCAGAACTGTTAGGGCAGGTCCTCGGGTGGAAAAGATTACTCGACTCCACTTCTTCTTCCACGACATTCGCAGTGGCGAGAACGCTACTGCAATCCCGATAGCTAGTCCCAACACCACCCAGGATACGCCCACATACGGTACCTTGTATGCAATGGATGATCCCCTCACTATGGAGTCTGAACTAACATCCACGCTCATCGGAAATTCTCAAGGGCTCTACTTAGATTTAAGTCGAGAACGTACTAAATTTACCGCAATCTTTTATGCGGATTTTGCGTTTACCACTGGCAGGTTCAACGGAAGCTCCTTCAGTTTGTTCTCACGCTTTTCCGCCGAAGATGCTACTAGCACAATTCGTGAAATGGCAATAGTGGGAGGGAGAGGTGCGTTTAGGATGGCCACAGGATTTGCCCTCTTGCGACCCACTTGGAGCAACACGATCGGGGATGCTATTGTCGAGTTCAATGTTACTTTGTACCATTACTAA
- the LOC108482711 gene encoding dirigent protein 4-like — protein MKRLTWILILHLFSVSVQSQYYTESLPYDPEEEKVTNLHFFLHEFLSGSNATVAMIAQANITSSDNNSSVPFSTIFALDDILKIGPEDNSEVIGNAQGLGILIADTNTTNLLWYWDFGFITGKFNGSSISMLARNPTTITVRELSVVGGRGKFRMAKGFAQLKDYSSNDTTIIAELNVTVIHY, from the coding sequence ATGAAAAGATTGACTTGGATTCTAATCCTCCATCTCTTCAGCGTATCAGTGCAGAGCCAATACTACACAGAAAGCTTGCCATATGATCCCGAGGAGGAGAAAGTCACCAATCTCCACTTTTTTTTGCATGAGTTTCTCAGCGGCAGCAACGCTACGGTTGCCATGATAGCTCAGGCTAATATCACAAGCAGCGATAACAATTCATCAGTGCCATTTAGCACCATATTTGCCCTTGATGATATCTTAAAGATTGGTCCTGAGGATAACTCAGAGGTGATCGGAAATGCTCAGGGGCTTGGGATCCTCATAGCCGATACAAATACAACAAACCTGCTCTGGTACTGGGACTTTGGATTTATCACGGGTAAGTTCAACGGCAGCTCTATAAGCATGCTTGCAAGGAATCCGACAACGATAACGGTACGTGAGCTTTCGGTGGTCGGAGGGAGAGGAAAATTTAGGATGGCCAAAGGGTTTGCACAACTTAAGGATTACTCAAGTAATGACACCACTATAATTGCGGAGCTTAATGTAACTGTTATTCATTACTAG
- the LOC108482715 gene encoding dirigent protein 15-like, giving the protein MEKQMIFAWAMIFCLAIAPVYGQYYSRTVKAGPRVEKITHLHFYYHDIRSGNNPTAFLIASPNITQDPPSYGTLFAMDDPLTTEFELTSTLVGNAQGLYLALSRDLTKFSAVFYADFTFTTGRYNGSSFSLFSRFPPTDVVPAPGTIREMAIVGGTGKFRMATGFALLRPTSSNDTVGDAHVEFNVTLYHY; this is encoded by the coding sequence ATGGAAAAACAGATGATATTTGCATGGGCAATGATATTTTGCCTTGCCATTGCACCAGTGTATGGCCAATACTATTCCAGAACTGTTAAGGCAGGTCCTCGGGTGGAAAAGATTACCCACCTCCACTTCTACTACCACGACATTCGCAGTGGCAATAACCCTACTGCATTCCTGATAGCCAGTCCCAACATCACCCAGGACCCGCCCTCATATGGCACCTTGTTTGCAATGGATGATCCTCTAACTACAGAGTTTGAACTAACATCCACGCTCGTCGGAAATGCCCAAGGGCTCTACTTAGCATTGAGTCGAGACCTTACCAAGTTTTCTGCAGTCTTTTACGCTGACTTTACGTTTACCACTGGCAGGTACAACGGCAGCTCCTTCAGTTTATTCTCACGATTTCCCCCCACAGATGTTGTTCCTGCCCCTGGCACAATTCGTGAAATGGCAATAGTGGGAGGGACAGGTAAATTTAGGATGGCCACAGGCTTTGCCCTCCTGCGACCCACTTCTTCAAACGACACGGTCGGGGATGCTCATGTCGAATTCAATGTTACTTTGTACCATTATTAA